The following are encoded in a window of Dethiobacter alkaliphilus AHT 1 genomic DNA:
- a CDS encoding serine hydrolase, with translation MKYYWLMAFILIFTVGCQPAEKNTFESENQPAAAMQEFRKEEVASVSPQTYEEERKEETAEPDQNQNQDPEPAIEPEPEVAVSTNPAKTPAQTLEWALTQLPEDKRLMFSFYDFATGETLSHNGDRVIFPASMIKTLYLAVFLEEVKHERQSLDAEYILQQRDKYAGSTIVGGMGLLQYEPSGTKVTHAELLSLMVAESDNVATNIITNILGFQHINDRIKEYGLKNTRAHRKMFDLESDRPHNLTTLDDLIQLLILIEEQALFDGPLHEKALDIKRGSSKCRIGRYAPEDVKVANKLGNTATILADMAIIHFPNREPIALAVMIQGKNRHQIDDEANAELMGRLSEHIINYYLQN, from the coding sequence ATGAAATATTACTGGCTTATGGCCTTCATCTTAATATTCACCGTCGGGTGCCAGCCGGCAGAAAAGAACACATTCGAGTCTGAAAATCAACCTGCCGCCGCCATGCAGGAATTCCGCAAAGAAGAAGTGGCAAGCGTCTCTCCCCAAACCTATGAAGAGGAGCGGAAAGAAGAGACCGCCGAACCCGACCAAAATCAAAACCAGGATCCCGAACCTGCAATTGAACCGGAACCGGAAGTAGCGGTATCCACAAACCCAGCCAAAACCCCCGCCCAAACCCTGGAATGGGCGCTTACCCAACTGCCGGAAGACAAACGGCTGATGTTTTCCTTCTATGATTTTGCCACCGGCGAAACCCTCAGTCATAACGGCGACCGGGTAATTTTCCCCGCCAGCATGATAAAAACCCTCTATCTGGCCGTATTTTTGGAGGAAGTAAAGCATGAGCGGCAGTCTCTGGATGCGGAGTATATACTGCAGCAAAGGGATAAATATGCCGGCAGCACCATTGTGGGCGGTATGGGCCTCTTGCAGTATGAGCCCTCCGGGACAAAGGTGACTCACGCCGAGCTGTTGTCTCTAATGGTGGCCGAAAGCGATAACGTGGCCACAAATATCATCACCAATATTCTCGGCTTCCAACACATCAATGACCGGATTAAAGAATACGGCCTGAAAAACACCAGAGCCCACCGGAAAATGTTTGACCTGGAATCCGACCGCCCCCATAACCTCACCACCCTGGACGATTTAATCCAACTTTTGATTCTAATAGAAGAACAAGCCCTTTTTGACGGCCCCCTACACGAAAAAGCACTGGATATAAAGCGTGGCTCCAGCAAATGCCGCATCGGCAGGTATGCCCCGGAAGATGTGAAGGTGGCCAATAAACTGGGCAATACCGCAACCATCTTGGCCGACATGGCCATAATCCACTTTCCAAACAGGGAGCCCATCGCCCTGGCGGTGATGATTCAGGGTAAAAACCGCCACCAGATCGACGATGAAGCCAATGCGGAATTAATGGGACGCCTCTCGGAGCATATAATTAATTATTACCTGCAAAATTAA
- a CDS encoding MaoC family dehydratase, protein MVADLKYADIQVGDSASFSKTLAEADVYNFAGISGDFNPIHMDEEFAKTTRFGKRIAHGMVTASFISTLVGMYMPGRNALYLSQEMKFVKPVFIGDTLTATATVLEKIEEKRILVLETVIKNQEEQVVLAGKARVMKMEG, encoded by the coding sequence ATGGTTGCAGATTTGAAGTATGCAGATATCCAAGTTGGTGATTCGGCTTCTTTTAGTAAGACCCTGGCAGAAGCGGATGTTTATAATTTTGCCGGCATCAGCGGCGATTTTAATCCCATCCATATGGATGAGGAGTTTGCCAAAACTACACGGTTTGGCAAACGGATTGCACATGGAATGGTGACTGCCAGCTTTATATCTACGTTGGTGGGTATGTACATGCCGGGGCGCAATGCTCTTTATTTGTCCCAGGAGATGAAGTTTGTCAAGCCGGTGTTTATCGGGGATACGCTGACGGCTACTGCTACGGTGCTGGAAAAGATTGAAGAAAAGCGGATTCTGGTGCTGGAGACGGTGATTAAGAACCAGGAAGAACAAGTTGTTTTGGCGGGTAAGGCCCGCGTGATGAAAATGGAGGGATAA
- the murA gene encoding UDP-N-acetylglucosamine 1-carboxyvinyltransferase, whose translation MSALITLEGGVELSGRVRIEGAKNACLPIIAASLLCEDRVILHDIPPLDDVHTMCQVLNALGAETDYFPEEKKLIVDPQDLGKAEAPYDLVRKMRASFLVIGPLLARYGRARVSLPGGCAIGIRPIDLHLKGLKAMGAEVVIGHGFIETLADKLCGERVYLDFPSVGATENIMMAASLAEGVTVIENAAEEPEVVDLARFINAMGGKVTGAGTDTIRITGVSKLSGTEYTVIPDRIEAGTFMLAAAITGGSVTVENVIPEHITPLIAKLKETECDVSEEDGLIHIQRNGPLRAVDVKTLPYPGFPTDLQSPMMALLTRAQGTSVVTETVFENRFMHVDELCRMGARIKIEGHCAVVSGRDKLMGAPVNATDLRAGAALVLAGLSAQGQTRVGCVYHIDRGYWNFVEKLQSLGAKIKRSEQP comes from the coding sequence GTGAGTGCACTTATAACTTTAGAAGGCGGTGTAGAGCTTTCGGGTCGTGTGCGGATTGAGGGTGCCAAAAATGCTTGCCTGCCCATCATTGCCGCCTCGCTCCTTTGCGAAGACCGTGTTATCCTTCACGACATTCCCCCGCTGGACGACGTACATACCATGTGTCAGGTACTGAATGCACTGGGGGCAGAGACGGATTATTTCCCGGAAGAAAAGAAACTGATTGTTGATCCACAAGATCTGGGCAAAGCGGAAGCGCCCTATGATCTGGTGCGCAAAATGCGGGCCTCTTTTCTGGTCATCGGCCCGCTGTTGGCCCGTTACGGACGAGCCCGGGTTTCCCTTCCCGGCGGGTGTGCCATCGGCATCCGTCCCATCGATTTGCATCTAAAAGGCCTCAAAGCCATGGGGGCCGAAGTGGTCATCGGCCACGGTTTCATCGAAACTTTGGCGGACAAGCTTTGTGGCGAACGGGTTTATCTGGATTTCCCCAGCGTAGGCGCCACCGAAAACATCATGATGGCCGCCTCACTGGCCGAAGGTGTCACCGTCATCGAAAACGCCGCAGAGGAGCCGGAAGTGGTGGATTTGGCCCGTTTCATAAATGCCATGGGCGGTAAGGTTACCGGCGCCGGCACAGATACCATCCGCATCACCGGTGTCTCTAAACTCTCCGGCACCGAATACACGGTAATCCCGGACCGCATTGAGGCCGGCACCTTCATGCTGGCCGCCGCCATCACCGGCGGCAGCGTAACGGTGGAAAATGTCATTCCAGAACACATTACGCCTTTGATTGCCAAGTTAAAAGAAACAGAATGTGATGTTTCCGAAGAAGATGGTCTTATCCATATTCAAAGAAACGGTCCGCTCAGAGCCGTGGATGTGAAAACCCTACCCTATCCCGGCTTTCCAACGGATCTGCAGTCTCCCATGATGGCGCTCTTAACGCGGGCCCAGGGCACCTCCGTTGTCACTGAGACTGTCTTTGAAAACCGTTTTATGCATGTGGATGAACTTTGCCGCATGGGGGCCAGGATTAAAATCGAAGGCCACTGTGCCGTGGTTTCCGGCAGAGACAAACTAATGGGGGCACCGGTAAACGCCACCGACCTCCGCGCCGGAGCCGCCCTGGTATTAGCCGGCCTGTCTGCTCAGGGACAAACCCGGGTGGGCTGTGTCTACCACATCGACCGCGGCTACTGGAACTTTGTAGAAAAGCTGCAAAGCCTGGGAGCCAAAATAAAACGCAGCGAACAGCCGTAA
- a CDS encoding type II toxin-antitoxin system Phd/YefM family antitoxin: MGKIRIKNLSEVQRRLDSLLDDLQDGPVFIAKNKRVKAVLMDMTDYYDLLGELEDLAELLHTLGGCGCGCEDDEMNELLDKAFSEAGD; this comes from the coding sequence ATGGGCAAAATCAGAATCAAGAACCTCTCAGAGGTACAGCGTCGGTTGGATAGCCTTTTGGATGACCTGCAGGACGGCCCGGTGTTTATTGCTAAAAACAAGCGGGTTAAGGCGGTCCTGATGGATATGACCGATTACTACGACCTGTTGGGTGAGTTGGAGGATTTGGCGGAGCTGCTGCATACTTTGGGCGGCTGCGGCTGTGGTTGTGAAGATGACGAGATGAATGAGCTTTTGGATAAAGCGTTTTCCGAAGCTGGGGACTAA
- a CDS encoding M23 family metallopeptidase, whose amino-acid sequence MKKLVSLAPLRKLRPGRKALLVMGYLLVVGILLVAVTYNGIFTEPLTQAPADPGAAETGVEDDAGVANPPFNALDEEEEKEDEALTEEEAIAALALPDGPMLWPLEGEILIGHHEPYKVGSQWRAHAGLNLEASLEDEVLAAWPGIVEYVGNDSRLGWFLEIRHGGDYITKYANLKEEPYVIVGDEVDAGDLIGIVGDSARMGASEGAFLHFVVYQDQDTIDPVGVLSPH is encoded by the coding sequence ATGAAAAAACTAGTATCTCTTGCACCCCTGCGAAAACTCCGCCCCGGCCGTAAGGCCCTGTTAGTTATGGGTTACCTGTTGGTGGTTGGCATCCTGTTGGTAGCCGTCACCTATAACGGTATCTTTACCGAACCCCTGACTCAGGCGCCGGCAGACCCGGGCGCCGCAGAAACCGGTGTGGAAGATGATGCGGGCGTGGCAAATCCCCCGTTCAATGCTCTGGACGAGGAGGAAGAGAAAGAAGATGAAGCGCTGACAGAAGAGGAAGCAATAGCTGCCCTGGCCCTCCCCGACGGGCCCATGCTCTGGCCCCTGGAAGGGGAAATCCTCATCGGCCACCACGAACCCTATAAAGTGGGTAGCCAGTGGCGAGCCCACGCCGGCCTGAACCTGGAAGCGTCCTTAGAGGACGAAGTCCTGGCAGCCTGGCCCGGTATCGTGGAGTATGTTGGTAACGATTCCCGCTTGGGCTGGTTTCTTGAAATCCGCCACGGCGGCGACTACATCACAAAATATGCCAACCTGAAAGAAGAACCCTATGTCATCGTCGGTGACGAAGTAGACGCCGGTGACCTAATCGGCATCGTGGGCGACAGTGCCCGCATGGGAGCTTCCGAAGGAGCATTCCTGCATTTTGTCGTCTATCAGGATCAGGATACCATTGATCCGGTGGGCGTACTCTCTCCCCACTAA
- the mreB gene encoding rod shape-determining protein MreB yields the protein MGIDLGTASVLVHLRGKGIVLHEPSVVAIEQQTKQVLAVGEAAQQMLGRTPGNIIATRPLREGVIADFDITEVMLRHFIGKVCDRRRLLRPRVIVCIPAATTTVEQKAVVEAVMRAGVRDAFLIEEPRAAALGAGLDIFQPSGHMVIDIGGGTTDVAVISLGETVVTESVRVGGDKFDEAIARYIKKEFNLLIGERTAEALKIEVGTAFKNNRHKEMEIRGRDMVSGLPRSFMAHTEHVLEAVQEPLESVVECVRHVLEVTPPELSGDIIDHGIVLTGGGAMIDGLDKLITAETGVNVYLADDPIGSVAIGTGIALEQLEKINHTLISPRRASNQ from the coding sequence ATGGGAATCGATTTAGGCACAGCCAGTGTGTTGGTTCATTTGCGCGGCAAAGGAATAGTCCTGCACGAACCTTCCGTGGTAGCCATAGAACAACAAACAAAGCAGGTTTTGGCAGTAGGGGAAGCTGCACAGCAAATGCTTGGCCGCACCCCCGGCAATATTATCGCCACCCGCCCCCTGCGTGAAGGCGTAATTGCCGACTTTGACATTACCGAAGTGATGCTGCGCCACTTCATCGGCAAAGTATGCGATAGGCGCCGACTGCTGCGCCCCCGCGTCATCGTCTGTATCCCCGCCGCCACCACCACGGTGGAACAAAAAGCGGTGGTGGAAGCGGTAATGCGTGCCGGCGTCCGTGACGCTTTCCTCATTGAAGAGCCCCGCGCCGCAGCCCTGGGCGCAGGTTTGGATATCTTCCAGCCCTCCGGCCACATGGTCATCGACATAGGCGGCGGCACCACCGATGTGGCGGTAATCTCCCTGGGCGAAACGGTGGTCACCGAAAGTGTCCGCGTGGGCGGTGACAAGTTTGATGAAGCCATTGCCCGCTACATAAAAAAAGAATTCAACCTGCTCATCGGCGAACGTACCGCCGAAGCCTTGAAAATAGAAGTAGGCACCGCCTTTAAAAACAACCGCCACAAAGAGATGGAAATCCGCGGCCGCGACATGGTCTCCGGCCTGCCCCGTTCTTTTATGGCCCACACCGAACACGTCCTGGAAGCAGTCCAGGAACCACTGGAATCGGTGGTGGAATGCGTTCGCCACGTTCTGGAGGTAACGCCACCGGAGCTCTCCGGCGACATCATTGACCACGGCATCGTCCTCACCGGCGGCGGCGCCATGATTGACGGCCTGGATAAACTAATCACCGCCGAAACCGGCGTTAACGTCTACCTGGCAGACGATCCAATCGGCAGCGTAGCCATCGGCACCGGTATCGCCCTGGAACAACTGGAAAAAATCAATCATACCCTAATTTCGCCCCGAAGGGCATCAAACCAATAA
- a CDS encoding CehA/McbA family metallohydrolase codes for MHSYIGNIHIHSSHSDGAQSIPEIAKEASQAGLDFIIVTDHDIIPLSDEGYYDDVLVLCGTEVNDTKHHYLALNVHKEIPPNDENPQQVIDAVNAQDGLGFIAHPYEKGSPLVLNNRTYPWTDWSVTGFTGIEVWNWSSQWRDGVQNIFLGLFYAYLHPTGPITGPTPEAMARFDEITRSRKITAIAGSDAHNWPIRRGPIRRDIFPYHYLFRTANNCVLLSEPLSKDLPTAKAQIYEALRYGRSYIVNRLASEATGFAFFATCDNTEFQMGDTVPLTDNTALHVQCPLECRGSTTIRIIHNGTLLDEIDRCNVAIRAYKPGTYRLEIRHGKKPWIFTNPIYISKA; via the coding sequence ATGCATTCGTATATCGGAAATATCCATATTCATTCCTCGCATTCCGACGGTGCCCAATCCATTCCCGAAATAGCCAAAGAAGCCTCCCAGGCAGGCCTGGACTTTATCATTGTTACCGACCACGACATCATCCCCCTTTCCGACGAAGGCTACTACGATGACGTGCTGGTCCTCTGCGGCACCGAAGTAAACGATACCAAGCACCACTATTTAGCACTCAACGTCCACAAAGAAATCCCGCCCAACGACGAAAACCCCCAGCAGGTAATTGATGCCGTCAACGCCCAAGACGGCCTGGGCTTTATCGCCCACCCCTACGAGAAGGGCTCACCCCTGGTCCTAAATAACAGAACCTATCCCTGGACCGACTGGAGCGTCACCGGCTTTACCGGCATCGAAGTCTGGAACTGGAGCTCCCAGTGGCGAGACGGCGTCCAAAACATTTTCCTGGGCCTCTTCTATGCCTATCTCCACCCCACGGGCCCCATCACCGGTCCCACCCCGGAAGCCATGGCCCGCTTTGATGAAATCACCCGCAGCAGAAAAATAACAGCCATTGCCGGCTCAGACGCCCATAACTGGCCCATCCGCCGTGGCCCCATCCGCCGCGACATCTTCCCCTATCATTACCTTTTCCGCACCGCCAACAACTGCGTCCTGCTTTCCGAACCCCTTTCCAAAGACCTACCCACCGCCAAAGCACAAATCTACGAAGCTCTCCGCTACGGACGCTCCTATATCGTAAACCGCCTGGCCAGCGAAGCCACCGGTTTTGCCTTCTTTGCCACCTGCGATAACACCGAATTCCAAATGGGCGATACCGTCCCCCTCACCGACAACACCGCCCTCCACGTCCAGTGCCCCTTGGAATGCCGCGGCAGCACCACCATCCGTATCATCCACAACGGCACTCTCCTGGACGAAATAGACCGCTGCAACGTCGCCATCCGCGCCTACAAACCCGGTACATACCGCCTGGAAATCCGCCACGGCAAAAAGCCCTGGATTTTTACCAATCCCATTTATATTTCAAAAGCTTAG
- a CDS encoding DUF5667 domain-containing protein, with the protein MKKISILVVALMLMGTLFSTTALAVSMPVDPLQQSIIEVVPATGDTETEADAGILPDSPFYFLKRFIEQVQLTFTFEDEAKAQRLMEFAQRRLAELEALPEEKQAQYAESLVDAFLTFIEKADDLLGEQEQQEDPKDTNDPQEETELEEADDVNVDVDDVDGVEEGDDSADPKDEDGQKGSEKAAGEKNSLTVLREVLNKVPDQAKPGIQRAIDVKEAKAAGERPGPNPNAPGQQKRVQEQEPSAPDNDTEKLQGDVETQEAPPKPGNPNPRGQRNR; encoded by the coding sequence ATGAAAAAGATCAGTATCCTGGTGGTAGCCCTGATGCTTATGGGGACCCTGTTTTCCACCACCGCCCTGGCAGTATCCATGCCAGTAGACCCACTGCAGCAGTCCATTATTGAGGTAGTTCCGGCAACCGGCGATACAGAGACAGAAGCCGATGCAGGGATCCTTCCCGATTCCCCATTCTATTTTCTCAAGCGTTTTATTGAGCAAGTCCAGCTAACTTTTACCTTTGAAGACGAGGCCAAAGCGCAAAGACTTATGGAATTTGCCCAACGCCGCCTGGCCGAACTGGAAGCACTGCCGGAAGAAAAACAGGCCCAATACGCCGAAAGCCTGGTAGACGCTTTCCTCACCTTCATTGAAAAGGCCGACGATCTTCTCGGTGAGCAGGAGCAGCAAGAGGATCCCAAAGATACAAATGATCCTCAGGAAGAAACAGAACTGGAAGAAGCCGATGATGTAAATGTGGATGTGGATGACGTAGATGGTGTAGAAGAAGGCGACGACAGTGCCGACCCCAAAGATGAAGATGGCCAAAAGGGCTCCGAAAAAGCCGCCGGGGAAAAAAATTCTCTAACCGTCTTAAGAGAGGTTCTTAACAAAGTGCCTGACCAGGCAAAACCCGGTATCCAACGCGCCATTGACGTAAAAGAAGCCAAAGCAGCCGGTGAAAGACCCGGCCCCAATCCAAACGCTCCGGGCCAACAAAAAAGAGTTCAGGAGCAGGAGCCCTCAGCTCCTGATAATGATACAGAAAAGCTGCAAGGAGATGTGGAAACCCAAGAAGCTCCCCCAAAGCCAGGGAATCCCAATCCTCGCGGACAAAGAAATCGCTAG
- a CDS encoding ABC transporter permease, with product MRKYMQDLFKRKDLLIYLVTSGLKAQHRNTFLGYFWWLLDPLLGVLVYYFLRIVLLGRAGENIVPFLVIGLVVFRWFSSTVNSSARSIATKSHIISQVYMPKVIFPLAASLTQLINFLFGLIVIAIFLAFSRLAPGPEIVWLPFVMLIQILFHMALSLIMGYICVFIRDIENVLTYFMRIMRYASPVIWEASRLPPRYQWVSDANPFSHLLISYRNIIMYQAMPDFSRLLPLGAVSLIIIVFMMYFYNKNEHKIIKVL from the coding sequence ATGAGAAAATATATGCAGGATTTATTTAAACGAAAAGATTTGCTTATTTATTTGGTAACCTCAGGATTAAAAGCTCAGCATCGCAATACTTTTTTAGGGTATTTCTGGTGGCTGTTAGACCCATTACTAGGTGTGCTGGTTTACTACTTTTTAAGAATTGTTTTACTCGGTAGGGCAGGGGAGAATATAGTTCCTTTCCTTGTAATTGGGTTGGTGGTATTCCGCTGGTTTAGCTCAACAGTTAATTCATCTGCCAGATCCATTGCCACAAAGTCCCACATTATCAGCCAAGTTTATATGCCGAAAGTAATCTTCCCTTTAGCGGCCTCATTGACACAGTTGATAAACTTTTTGTTTGGTCTGATAGTAATAGCAATATTTTTAGCATTTTCCAGGCTTGCTCCCGGACCGGAGATTGTTTGGTTGCCATTTGTAATGCTTATTCAAATACTTTTTCACATGGCTTTAAGTTTAATTATGGGATATATTTGTGTGTTTATCAGAGATATTGAAAATGTACTGACTTACTTTATGAGAATTATGCGGTACGCTTCTCCTGTTATCTGGGAGGCAAGTCGTCTTCCGCCTAGATATCAGTGGGTAAGCGATGCCAACCCATTCTCACATTTGCTGATTTCTTATCGCAATATCATTATGTATCAGGCTATGCCTGATTTTTCCCGGCTGTTGCCACTAGGTGCTGTCTCATTAATTATCATCGTATTTATGATGTATTTTTATAATAAAAATGAGCATAAAATCATTAAGGTTCTATAA
- a CDS encoding LCP family protein: MQFKQRILNLFNKFKTLKKPYQVLTILLILLIPVTAYASWYYYRVSKPADLFEPTIPDFERPEEYEWDAESYFSRNIVNIALLGFDGSEARDERYSIYRPDTIKVFSVNFDDETINIIDIPRDIYTRIADTSTHDKINHAYYFGHRYGGAEGDENRHQKGIDYTLKSISNVLGGIPLNYYVALDMDAVVTLVDSLGGVRFDMPFDLYNTRGRLVAEKGEQLLDGYQYLWYLRTREVGGDVGRMQRQTELLKATLTHIRSEGLVRNIPTLYNSYYDLIDTNLNNQQIIGLAMYGMDFRNDEIISHTLRGRGQHKDGIYYMLMDQQLRAEIINKVFDIDFQVQPQQTLTDTTPSPPKSFTAEVIDDDGTPQIRLTWEPGDNFNREYTLYRSTNGEEDVRISNKQEGRTYFDTDVKPGSTYSYRLEAVNRRAVSDSVTSSITIEEAAMADPENGQQPESEPAEDEEGRPKDEETEKDSKQDREKPNEDSDSDSDNDNDNDNDNDEQENENPDGDETDNDNKNSDG; the protein is encoded by the coding sequence ATGCAATTTAAACAGCGTATCCTTAATCTATTTAATAAGTTTAAAACGCTAAAAAAACCTTACCAGGTTCTCACCATATTATTAATACTCCTAATTCCGGTAACAGCCTACGCTTCCTGGTACTACTACCGTGTCTCCAAGCCCGCCGATCTGTTTGAACCAACCATCCCAGATTTCGAGCGCCCAGAGGAGTATGAATGGGACGCTGAAAGCTATTTCAGCCGCAACATCGTAAACATCGCCCTCTTAGGCTTTGACGGCAGTGAAGCTCGCGATGAACGCTACAGCATCTACCGCCCCGATACAATTAAAGTCTTTTCCGTCAACTTTGACGACGAGACAATAAACATAATAGATATCCCCCGGGATATTTACACTCGCATTGCAGACACTTCAACCCATGATAAAATCAACCATGCCTACTACTTCGGTCACCGCTATGGCGGCGCTGAAGGTGACGAAAACCGCCACCAAAAAGGCATCGATTATACCTTAAAAAGCATCAGTAATGTCTTAGGTGGTATTCCCTTAAACTACTACGTAGCTCTGGACATGGACGCTGTGGTGACTCTGGTAGACTCCCTCGGCGGAGTTCGCTTCGACATGCCCTTCGACCTGTACAATACCCGTGGCAGACTTGTGGCAGAAAAAGGTGAACAACTGTTGGACGGCTATCAGTACCTTTGGTACCTCCGCACCCGCGAAGTAGGCGGCGACGTAGGCCGCATGCAAAGACAGACCGAACTTCTAAAAGCCACATTAACTCACATCCGCAGTGAAGGGTTAGTAAGAAACATCCCTACCCTCTACAATTCCTACTATGATCTCATCGATACCAATCTTAATAACCAACAAATTATAGGTCTTGCTATGTACGGCATGGATTTCAGAAACGATGAAATCATCTCACACACCCTCCGGGGCAGAGGCCAGCACAAAGACGGCATCTATTACATGCTAATGGACCAACAACTAAGAGCTGAAATTATCAATAAAGTTTTCGACATCGACTTTCAGGTTCAACCCCAACAAACCTTAACAGATACCACGCCAAGTCCGCCTAAATCATTCACTGCAGAAGTAATAGATGACGACGGTACTCCTCAAATTCGTTTAACCTGGGAACCAGGTGATAACTTCAATCGTGAATATACTCTTTATCGTAGCACAAATGGTGAAGAAGATGTCCGTATCTCAAATAAACAGGAAGGTCGAACCTACTTTGATACAGACGTAAAGCCTGGAAGTACCTATAGCTACCGTCTGGAAGCGGTAAATCGGCGTGCTGTTTCCGATTCAGTAACCTCCAGCATTACCATCGAAGAAGCAGCAATGGCGGACCCTGAGAACGGGCAACAGCCGGAATCCGAGCCTGCTGAAGATGAAGAGGGCCGGCCAAAGGACGAGGAGACTGAAAAAGATTCTAAGCAGGACCGGGAAAAGCCAAATGAAGACTCAGATTCTGATTCCGACAATGATAATGACAATGACAACGACAATGACGAGCAAGAAAATGAAAATCCGGATGGTGACGAAACTGACAATGATAATAAAAACTCTGATGGTTAA
- the spoIIID gene encoding sporulation transcriptional regulator SpoIIID, which translates to MQDYIEQRVLEISNYILETGATVRQVAKVFGVSKSTVHKDVTERLPYINRFIAREIKMILEKNKAERHLRGGEATRQKYTGSEKDSE; encoded by the coding sequence ATGCAGGACTATATCGAGCAGCGCGTCCTGGAGATAAGCAATTATATACTTGAGACCGGAGCAACCGTCAGGCAAGTGGCCAAAGTTTTTGGCGTGTCCAAATCCACAGTCCACAAAGACGTTACCGAACGTCTGCCATATATTAACCGCTTTATTGCCCGCGAGATAAAAATGATACTGGAAAAGAACAAAGCGGAACGGCACCTTCGCGGCGGAGAAGCAACCCGTCAGAAATATACCGGTTCAGAGAAAGATTCGGAATAA
- the spoIID gene encoding stage II sporulation protein D encodes MRKLPLVIILLLLLIIILPALVVRGCRNEATEPPPAVDRAPIESPAGEITLQVFNHHLDEVQTMTLEEYLVGVVAAEMPASFDIEALKAQAVVARTYTVNQMLSFGGKGCDKHGQTVDICTNFAHCQAWESEEESLNRWPQDEGPGYLNKIRQAVRETAGEVALHNNELIDAVFHAHCGGQTENSEDVWTTALAYLRGVDCPYCEGTRWSETEHVFSSEQFAQKLLPYVSAVPVSSTGRPLLDAATRTSSGRVLQLSVAGEAVSGRDIRTALGLPSTNFTWQATEDQIIFTNKGYGHGVGLCQYGADGKAKAGNNYKEIIEYFYTDVTVDTLSP; translated from the coding sequence ATGAGGAAACTGCCGCTGGTAATAATCCTGTTACTCCTCCTGATTATCATTCTACCTGCCCTGGTGGTCCGCGGCTGCCGCAATGAAGCCACAGAACCGCCACCCGCCGTAGACCGGGCTCCCATTGAATCTCCCGCCGGGGAAATTACCCTGCAGGTGTTTAACCATCACCTCGATGAAGTACAGACCATGACCCTGGAAGAATATCTGGTGGGCGTAGTTGCCGCTGAGATGCCCGCCTCCTTTGATATAGAAGCACTGAAGGCCCAGGCCGTGGTGGCCCGCACCTATACCGTAAACCAAATGCTTTCCTTTGGCGGCAAGGGATGTGACAAGCATGGCCAAACCGTGGACATCTGCACCAATTTTGCCCACTGCCAGGCCTGGGAGAGCGAAGAAGAATCCCTCAACCGCTGGCCCCAGGACGAAGGCCCCGGTTATTTAAATAAAATCCGCCAGGCCGTCCGTGAAACCGCCGGCGAAGTAGCTCTCCACAACAATGAATTAATCGATGCCGTCTTCCATGCCCACTGCGGCGGCCAGACGGAAAACAGCGAAGATGTCTGGACCACCGCCTTAGCCTATCTCCGCGGGGTAGACTGCCCCTACTGCGAAGGTACCCGCTGGTCGGAAACGGAGCATGTCTTTTCCAGTGAGCAGTTTGCCCAAAAATTGTTGCCCTATGTCTCCGCCGTCCCCGTCTCCTCCACCGGCAGGCCTCTTTTGGATGCCGCCACCCGCACTTCTTCGGGCCGGGTCCTGCAGCTTTCCGTGGCCGGTGAAGCGGTAAGCGGCCGCGACATCCGCACCGCCCTGGGCCTGCCCTCCACCAACTTCACCTGGCAGGCCACAGAAGATCAGATTATCTTTACCAATAAAGGCTACGGCCACGGCGTTGGCCTTTGTCAGTACGGCGCCGACGGCAAAGCAAAAGCCGGCAATAACTATAAGGAAATCATTGAATACTTTTATACTGATGTAACCGTAGATACCCTTTCCCCCTGA